A genomic region of Arcobacter sp. LA11 contains the following coding sequences:
- a CDS encoding inorganic phosphate transporter, whose protein sequence is MDINTIDTIDKATEKTLPGFAKLSLGLLFVVLVFLWSYTSHGDVPNNTFLIIGAVFGAYMAMNIGANDVANNVGPAVGSKAMTLMWAIIIAAIFEALGAFIAGGDVVKTIKKGIIDPALITNPDIFIWAMTAALLSAALWLNFATSVGAPVSTTHSIVGGVMGAGIASAGFAIVNWGTMAKIAASWVISPVLGGIIAAAFLFFIKKKIMFKKDMVTSAKVFVPVLISFMTWAFSTYLILKGIKKIIKLDFFTAAGIALIIAIIAYILVKPLVAKAADKIENTRVGVNSLFTIPLIFAAALLSFAHGANDVANAIGPLAAINDAVMSSEISKKVDIPFWVMAVGAVGIAVGLALYGPKLIKTVGSEITELDQVRAFSIAMAASITVIIASQLGLPVSSTHIAVGGVFGVGFLREYLDSTEAKFISDTRKRFKKNKKELDEYEDELKNLESLEKKSKSNYIRIAELYKKIEDKVERVKQEKKDFKSAKRVKYVKRDAVKKIIAAWVITVPAAACLSACIFFMIKGIMA, encoded by the coding sequence CTGGTTTTGCAAAACTTTCACTTGGATTACTTTTTGTTGTATTAGTTTTTTTATGGAGCTATACTTCTCATGGAGATGTACCTAATAATACATTTCTAATTATTGGTGCAGTATTTGGTGCATATATGGCAATGAATATTGGTGCAAATGATGTTGCGAATAATGTAGGACCTGCAGTTGGTTCAAAAGCAATGACTCTTATGTGGGCAATTATTATTGCTGCAATATTTGAAGCTTTAGGTGCATTTATCGCTGGTGGAGATGTTGTAAAAACAATTAAAAAAGGAATTATTGATCCTGCTTTGATTACAAATCCTGATATATTTATTTGGGCTATGACAGCTGCTTTATTATCTGCTGCATTATGGCTTAACTTTGCTACTTCTGTTGGTGCACCTGTATCAACTACTCATTCAATTGTTGGAGGAGTTATGGGAGCAGGTATTGCTTCTGCTGGCTTTGCAATTGTAAACTGGGGAACAATGGCTAAAATTGCTGCTTCTTGGGTGATATCTCCTGTTCTTGGTGGTATTATTGCTGCTGCTTTTCTTTTCTTTATTAAAAAGAAAATCATGTTTAAAAAAGATATGGTCACATCTGCAAAAGTATTCGTTCCTGTTTTAATCTCTTTTATGACTTGGGCTTTTTCTACTTATCTTATTTTAAAAGGTATTAAGAAAATTATTAAATTAGACTTTTTTACTGCTGCTGGTATTGCTTTAATAATCGCAATAATTGCTTATATTCTTGTTAAACCTTTAGTTGCAAAAGCTGCTGATAAAATTGAAAATACAAGAGTTGGTGTAAATTCACTATTTACTATTCCTTTAATTTTTGCAGCGGCACTTCTTTCTTTTGCTCATGGTGCAAATGATGTTGCGAATGCAATTGGACCTCTTGCTGCTATTAATGATGCAGTTATGAGTTCTGAAATTTCAAAAAAAGTTGATATTCCATTTTGGGTTATGGCAGTTGGGGCTGTTGGTATTGCAGTAGGACTTGCTTTATATGGACCAAAACTTATTAAAACTGTAGGTTCTGAAATTACAGAGCTTGATCAGGTTAGAGCTTTCTCTATTGCGATGGCTGCTTCTATTACAGTAATTATTGCTTCTCAACTTGGACTTCCTGTTTCTTCAACTCATATTGCAGTTGGTGGAGTATTTGGTGTTGGATTTTTAAGAGAGTATTTAGATTCAACAGAAGCAAAATTCATTTCTGATACTAGAAAAAGATTCAAGAAAAACAAAAAAGAATTAGATGAATATGAAGATGAACTTAAAAATTTAGAATCTTTAGAAAAAAAATCAAAATCAAACTATATTAGAATTGCAGAATTATATAAAAAGATTGAAGATAAAGTTGAAAGAGTTAAACAAGAGAAAAAAGATTTTAAATCTGCTAAGAGAGTTAAATATGTAAAAAGAGATGCAGTTAAGAAAATTATTGCTGCATGGGTAATTACAGTTCCTGCGGCAGCTTGTTTATCTGCTTGTATTTTCTTTATGATTAAAGGTATTATGGCTTAA
- a CDS encoding AEC family transporter has product MSVATIYLFIIIGFTFKRVFKDQVNEKSFVLLNLYFLQPILIFWGLTRAPINAEFITSPLIYFVAIFISLFIAFFYAKNVFKDKEDNSIFMASSLVGNTGNLGIPLGIALFGVASVPYTSILNIANVFFIYIFSVYFFAGDKFKFTDALKEIFKIPAMWFAIAALSFNYFGFKLGDDFDKVFTMGAYASIVMQLVIFGIFMSQVKVKTANWKLSLNISLFKHIVLPIIGLYTILYFDIDPFIGSIIFLELIVPLAVNNVNLASLYNCKPIDTTFSVLVSSFVFVGFIYFYILIINRFFGI; this is encoded by the coding sequence ATCTCCGTTGCAACAATCTATCTTTTTATTATTATTGGATTTACCTTTAAAAGAGTTTTTAAAGACCAAGTAAATGAAAAGAGTTTTGTTCTATTAAACTTATATTTTTTACAACCTATTCTTATTTTTTGGGGATTAACAAGAGCTCCTATAAATGCAGAGTTTATTACTTCCCCTTTAATTTACTTTGTTGCAATATTTATTTCTCTTTTTATAGCTTTCTTTTATGCTAAAAATGTATTTAAAGATAAAGAAGACAATTCTATATTTATGGCTTCATCATTAGTTGGAAATACGGGAAATCTTGGAATTCCTCTTGGAATTGCTCTTTTTGGTGTAGCCTCTGTTCCTTACACTTCTATTTTAAATATTGCAAATGTTTTCTTTATTTATATTTTTTCAGTCTATTTTTTTGCAGGAGATAAATTTAAATTTACTGATGCTTTAAAAGAGATATTTAAAATACCTGCTATGTGGTTCGCAATTGCTGCTCTAAGCTTTAATTACTTTGGCTTTAAGCTAGGAGATGATTTTGATAAAGTTTTCACTATGGGGGCTTATGCTTCGATTGTAATGCAACTTGTGATTTTTGGTATATTTATGTCTCAAGTAAAAGTTAAAACGGCAAATTGGAAACTATCATTAAATATTTCATTGTTTAAACATATTGTTTTACCTATAATTGGTTTATATACTATTTTATATTTTGATATTGACCCTTTTATAGGCTCTATTATATTTTTAGAACTAATAGTTCCTCTTGCTGTAAATAATGTAAACCTTGCTTCTTTATACAATTGTAAGCCAATTGATACAACTTTTTCTGTTTTAGTTAGTTCTTTTGTATTTGTAGGTTTTATTTACTTTTATATATTAATAATAAATAGATTTTTTGGAATATAG
- the asnB gene encoding asparagine synthase (glutamine-hydrolyzing) produces the protein MCGILGTNFLSSNFDEALKHLNNRGPDFNHAVKIDNKEFGHTRLAIIDLDEEANQPMIFDNILIVFNGEIYNFKELNIEENLNCVTASDTEVIIRLYQKYQENFLNKLNGMFSFCLYDMKKNLYFCARDRYGKKPFFYYLKDDKFIFSSSITSIIKILGTTPSLNKVALSQYMQYFVSLGENTFYKDIEALEASTYFILKGNELKKKKFYKINTYKKIKDEETALEGIEDILIKSVDSRLIGDVEVGSLLSGGIDSSLISALYSKVSGKKINTFSVGYDEYKNYCELDFAQITAKYINSNHNPVTIGKKDFIEYFEDTLTALEQPHADSAAIPLNILTKKIHKSGIKTVLSGEGSDELFLGYDNYAKFLGYYDFEKTLSSGQNDFLNSIISALQNNTKESEYLRRIVKKQTLYNSFGEVYSDIQKKKLFKKVPTFKSEKPKKDPVDWMSYIDLKIWLGEALLSKVDRVSMHNSLEVRTPFLDFNLVDYVFSIDSKVKVGNTNKYLLKKVASKYIPETIINRTKKGFNSPFNEWIHEEYKDSILNTILKVNSETNLFNEEYLKQIYTLSKSRKFKQHLWSVFIFSKWYEKNYL, from the coding sequence ATGTGTGGAATTTTAGGGACAAATTTTTTATCATCTAATTTTGATGAAGCATTAAAACATCTAAATAATAGAGGTCCAGATTTTAATCATGCAGTTAAAATTGATAATAAAGAGTTTGGACATACAAGACTTGCAATTATTGATTTAGATGAAGAAGCAAATCAGCCTATGATATTTGATAATATCTTAATAGTTTTTAATGGCGAAATTTATAATTTTAAAGAACTAAATATAGAAGAAAATTTAAATTGTGTAACTGCTTCAGATACTGAGGTTATCATAAGACTTTATCAAAAATATCAAGAGAACTTTTTAAATAAATTAAATGGTATGTTCTCTTTTTGTCTTTATGATATGAAAAAAAATTTATACTTTTGTGCTAGGGATAGATATGGTAAAAAGCCATTTTTTTATTACCTTAAAGATGATAAATTCATTTTTTCAAGTTCTATTACTTCAATTATAAAAATATTAGGAACAACTCCTTCTTTAAATAAAGTAGCTTTATCCCAATATATGCAATATTTTGTCTCTTTAGGAGAAAATACTTTTTATAAAGATATAGAGGCTTTGGAAGCTTCAACTTATTTTATTTTAAAAGGTAATGAATTAAAAAAGAAAAAGTTTTATAAGATAAATACTTATAAAAAGATAAAAGATGAAGAGACTGCTTTAGAAGGTATTGAAGATATTCTTATTAAAAGTGTAGATAGTAGGCTTATTGGCGATGTAGAAGTTGGAAGTTTGCTTAGTGGAGGGATTGATAGTTCTTTAATCTCTGCTCTTTATTCAAAAGTTAGTGGAAAAAAAATAAATACTTTTTCTGTAGGATATGATGAATATAAAAACTATTGTGAGCTTGATTTTGCGCAAATTACAGCAAAATATATAAATTCTAATCATAATCCTGTAACAATAGGAAAAAAAGATTTTATAGAGTATTTTGAGGATACTTTAACTGCTTTAGAACAACCCCATGCTGATAGTGCAGCAATTCCTTTAAATATTTTAACAAAAAAGATTCACAAAAGTGGAATAAAAACTGTTTTAAGTGGAGAAGGAAGTGATGAACTTTTTCTAGGCTATGATAATTATGCTAAGTTTTTGGGTTATTATGATTTTGAAAAAACTTTATCAAGTGGACAAAATGATTTTCTAAATTCTATTATAAGTGCTTTACAAAATAATACAAAAGAGAGTGAATATCTAAGACGAATAGTAAAAAAACAGACTTTATATAACTCTTTTGGAGAAGTTTATTCTGATATTCAGAAGAAAAAACTATTTAAAAAAGTTCCTACTTTTAAAAGTGAAAAGCCCAAAAAAGATCCTGTAGATTGGATGAGTTATATTGATTTAAAAATATGGTTAGGAGAAGCTTTATTAAGTAAGGTTGATAGAGTTTCTATGCATAACTCTTTAGAGGTTAGAACACCATTTTTAGATTTTAATTTAGTTGATTATGTTTTTTCAATTGATTCAAAAGTAAAAGTTGGAAATACAAACAAATATCTTCTTAAAAAAGTCGCATCAAAATATATTCCTGAAACAATAATAAATAGAACAAAAAAAGGCTTTAATAGCCCTTTTAATGAATGGATTCATGAAGAATACAAAGATTCTATTTTAAATACTATTTTAAAAGTAAATAGTGAAACGAATCTATTTAATGAAGAGTATTTAAAACAGATTTATACTTTATCAAAGAGTAGAAAATTTAAACAGCATTTATGGTCTGTTTTTATATTTTCAAAATGGTATGAAAAGAACTATCTCTAA
- a CDS encoding DUF2628 domain-containing protein, whose amino-acid sequence MEKFDYYKLRDLLSAHLQKENKVNIYYPRVDANLVNGKALFNATWSWWAFFGGWAFFLYRKMYLVAAIFFVLSILSNAIPFGGIILAIASGISGFYFYTIKLCDDLEKAGYETRDIEEVKKDLAKLGGYHSWVTIFAILFYAFILFFFSIVPGVFAFSLYMIN is encoded by the coding sequence ATGGAAAAATTTGATTACTATAAATTAAGAGATCTATTATCAGCACACTTACAAAAAGAGAATAAAGTAAATATTTATTATCCAAGAGTAGATGCAAACTTAGTAAATGGGAAGGCTTTATTCAATGCTACTTGGTCATGGTGGGCATTTTTTGGAGGTTGGGCTTTCTTTCTTTATAGAAAAATGTATTTAGTTGCTGCAATATTTTTTGTATTAAGTATATTATCAAATGCAATACCTTTTGGAGGGATAATATTAGCAATTGCTTCTGGAATATCAGGATTTTATTTTTATACTATTAAGTTATGTGATGATTTAGAAAAAGCTGGTTATGAAACAAGAGATATTGAGGAAGTTAAAAAGGATTTAGCAAAGCTAGGTGGTTATCATAGTTGGGTTACGATATTTGCTATTTTATTTTATGCATTTATACTTTTCTTTTTCTCTATAGTTCCTGGTGTATTTGCATTTTCACTATATATGATTAATTAG
- a CDS encoding TRAP transporter substrate-binding protein: protein MKFLLKLTLLASLILSSSFAAQKVYKLKMATTWGPTASPLIDSAKNMAMLAETMSNGQIKIRVDAANKHKAPLGILDMVKGGQYDMGHSASYYWKGKDIATLPFTSMPFGMTAPEQYAWFYQGGGLELMQKVYSKHGLMSFPGGSTGVQMGGWFRNEIKTLDDLKGLKMRIPGFAGEIMAKLGVQVTNMAPGELYTALDRNTIDALEWVGPSMDINMGFHKIAPFYYTGWHEPASEMQFLISKKTFDKLPKHLQEIMIVSMRIAAYDMYTQNYDMNANAWDKMSSEYPNIQVKTFPKEIMNAMKKANSELRTELSAKSPELREVLNHQDAYMKKVREWTRMSDFLYLKDNLK, encoded by the coding sequence ATGAAATTTTTATTAAAACTTACGTTATTAGCCTCGCTAATATTATCTTCTTCATTTGCAGCACAAAAAGTTTATAAACTAAAAATGGCTACAACATGGGGACCTACTGCCTCTCCACTTATTGATTCGGCAAAAAATATGGCAATGCTTGCAGAAACAATGTCAAATGGTCAAATCAAGATTAGAGTTGATGCAGCTAATAAACATAAGGCACCACTTGGTATTTTAGATATGGTTAAAGGTGGACAGTATGATATGGGTCATTCTGCTTCATATTATTGGAAAGGGAAAGATATTGCAACTTTACCTTTTACTTCTATGCCATTTGGAATGACTGCTCCTGAGCAGTATGCTTGGTTTTATCAAGGTGGTGGATTAGAATTAATGCAAAAAGTTTACTCTAAACATGGACTTATGTCATTTCCTGGCGGAAGCACTGGTGTTCAAATGGGTGGATGGTTTAGAAATGAAATTAAAACTTTAGATGACTTAAAAGGTCTTAAGATGAGAATCCCTGGATTTGCTGGTGAAATTATGGCAAAACTTGGTGTTCAAGTAACTAATATGGCTCCTGGTGAATTATATACTGCTTTAGATAGAAATACTATTGATGCTTTAGAATGGGTTGGCCCTTCAATGGATATTAATATGGGATTCCATAAAATAGCACCTTTTTATTATACAGGTTGGCATGAACCAGCTTCTGAAATGCAATTTTTAATTAGTAAAAAAACTTTTGATAAACTACCAAAACATTTACAAGAGATTATGATTGTTTCTATGAGAATTGCAGCATATGACATGTATACACAAAATTATGATATGAATGCAAATGCATGGGATAAAATGAGTTCTGAATATCCAAATATTCAAGTTAAAACATTTCCAAAAGAGATTATGAATGCTATGAAAAAGGCTAATTCTGAACTTAGAACGGAATTATCTGCAAAGTCTCCTGAATTAAGAGAAGTTTTAAATCATCAAGATGCTTATATGAAAAAAGTTAGAGAATGGACAAGAATGTCAGATTTTTTATATTTAAAAGATAATTTAAAATAA